TGGTGCGACGGGTCTTGCCCTGACGGTTCAGGGTGTTGATCGACGCGACCTCGACCTTGAAGATCGACTCGATGGCGAGCTTGATCTCGGTCTTGTTCGAACGCGGGTCGACGATGAAGGTGTACTTGCCTTCGTCGATCAGGCCGTAGCTCTTCTCGGAGACGACCGGGGCGATGATGACGTCGCGCGGGTCCTTGTTGACGGCGGCCATTACGCGTTCACCTCTTCCTTCTTGGTCTTGGACGAGATGAACGACTCGAGCGCGGCCTGCGAGAAGACGATGTCGTCGCTCACCAGGACGTCGTAGGCGTTCAGCTGGTCGTAGGTCAGCACGTGCACGGACGGGACGTTGCGCACGCTCTTGAAAGCGAGCTCGTCGTCGCGCTCCAGCACCACGAGGACGTGGCGCGAGGTCGCGACGCCGTCGAGCAGCTCCACGACGGCCTTGGTCGAGGGGACCTCGCCGGTCGTGAACGCCTGCACGGCGTGGATGCGGCTGCCGCGGGCGCGGTCCGAGAGGGCGCCGAGCAGAGCAGCGGCGATCATCTTCTTCGGGGTGCGCTGCGAGTAGTCGCGCGGGTTCGGTCCGTGGACGACGCCACCGCCGGTCATCTGAGGAGCGCGGATCGAGCCCTGACGAGCGCGACCGGTGCCCTTCTGCTTGAACGGCTTGCGGCCGGCGCCGGAGACCTCGCCACGACCCTTGGTCTTGTGGGTGCCCTGGCGCGCGGCGGCGAGCTGAGCGGTCACGACCTGGTGGATCAGCGGGATGTTGGTCTGAACGTCGAACAGGGAGTCCGGAAGCTCGATGGAGCCGGCCTTCTTGCCCTTGAGGTCGACGACGTCAATCGAGGTAGCCATCTACTTAGGCCCCCTTCACTGCGTTGCGGACGAAAACGATGCGGCCACGAGCGCCGGGGACGGCGCCCTTGACGAGCAGCAGGCCCTTCTCGGCGTCGACGGCCTGGACCTTGAGGTTCAGGACGGTCACGCGCTCGCCACCCATGCGACCGGCCATGCGCATGCCCTTGAAGACACGGCTCGGGGTCGAGGAGGCGCCGATGGAGCCCGGCTTGCGGTGGTTGCGGTGCGCACCGTGCGAGGCGGAGACGCCCTTGAAGTTGTGGCGCTTCATGACACCGGCGAAGCCCTTGCCCTTGGAGGTGCCCACGACGTCGACCAGCTGGCCGGCCTCGAAGGTGGCATCCACGGTGAGCTCCTGGCCGGCCGAGTACTCGGCGGCGTCAGCAGTGCGGACCTCGGTGAGGTGACGGCGCGGCGTGACGCCCGCCTTGTCGAAGTGGCCGGCGGCCGGCTTGTTGACCTTGCGCGGGTCGATCTGGCCGTAGGCGATCTGGACGGCGTTGTAGCCGTCGACCTCGGGGGTGCGGACCTGGGTCACGACGTTCGGCGTGATCTCGATGACGGTCACCGGGATGAGCTTGTTGTTCTCGTCCCAGACCTGGGTCATGCCGAGCTTCTTGCCGAGGAGTCCCTTGGAGGTCTTGGTGTCGATGTTGGACATAGCGGCACTCCCCCTTAGAGCTTGATCTCGATGTTGACGTCGGCGGGCAGGTCGAGACGCATGAGCGAGTCGACGGCCTTCGGCGTCGGGTCGATGATGTCGATCAGCCGCTTGTGCGTGCGCATCTCGAAGTGCTCGCGGCTGTCCTTGTACTTGTGGGGCGAACGGATGACGCACACCACGTTCTTCTCGGTGGGAAGCGGCACCGGGCCGACGACGGTCGCGCCTGCACGGGTCACCGTGTCGACGATCTTGCGCGCCGAGGTGTCGATGACCTCGTGGTCATACGACTTAAGCCGAATGCGGATCTTCTGTCCCGCCATGTCTGACTCTCTCTCTTGTTATGGCGTCGTACGAGACGGCTCTTACGAACCGCGCTCGCATTGGACGCAGTGCGACGTACGCGTGGGAAACGCCACTATTCTTCTGTCAACTCACCGCACGCCTCGAGGCACAGAGAAATCCCTGCTTTTCGAAGATGTCGATTGTGAGCATGTCCTGCTACCTGCGGCCTAACCCCTCGACCGCCGGTCCGAAGACTCTCGCGGTGGGCTATGCACTGCCTGGCAGTGATCCGTTCGGAGCGCACATGAGCGCGCTCGTTCCGAAATGTTGAACCAGACAAGTTTGCCAGATCTGGAGCCAAGCTGCAACCCGGGCGTGTCGCGCGTGGCCGGCGGCGGTCAGAACTTGCTCCACAGCCGCGTCCGAACGCCGCGTTCTCCACAGATTTCCGTCGTCCCGTCCGCCGCCGCATGGCCATCGCCAGGCTGGATTCATGACAGCACTCCACGACACCTTCAGGTCCGCCCGGCTCCACCGACTGCACCTGCGCGCGGTCGAACCCGGGCGACATGCGACCCTCCAGCAGATCGGTCGGAAACGGTCGCGGAGGGATCAGCTCGAGCGGCTGCACCTGTTCGCGGCGATGCGGCAGAGGCCTCCCGTATTCGCGTACTGGTCGGCGGCGATCGTTCACGGACTCCCCTTGCTCAACGCTCCGCCGGCGACCATCCATGTCGTCGCCGCGGGTCCTGCTGAGAGCGCCGCTCGCGGGATCGTGACGCATCGGAGGACGGTCGGGGTGGCGCCCGTGCGCACCCGCGGGCTCACCGCGACGCCGGTCGCCGAGACGGTGGCAGCCCTGGCGGGACGGACGTCGTTCGTGGAGGGCGTGGTGCTCGCCGACTACTCCCTGCACGCCGGCGCTTTCGGGGATCGGGTCCCGCTCGCGACCTCCGCCGAGCTCGCCGACGCCGCCGGAGCGCTGACCGATCCGGAGG
This genomic stretch from Leifsonia sp. EB41 harbors:
- the rplW gene encoding 50S ribosomal protein L23; its protein translation is MAAVNKDPRDVIIAPVVSEKSYGLIDEGKYTFIVDPRSNKTEIKLAIESIFKVEVASINTLNRQGKTRRTKFGTGKRKDTKRAIVTLKSGSIDIFTAVG
- the rplD gene encoding 50S ribosomal protein L4; the encoded protein is MATSIDVVDLKGKKAGSIELPDSLFDVQTNIPLIHQVVTAQLAAARQGTHKTKGRGEVSGAGRKPFKQKGTGRARQGSIRAPQMTGGGVVHGPNPRDYSQRTPKKMIAAALLGALSDRARGSRIHAVQAFTTGEVPSTKAVVELLDGVATSRHVLVVLERDDELAFKSVRNVPSVHVLTYDQLNAYDVLVSDDIVFSQAALESFISSKTKKEEVNA
- the rplC gene encoding 50S ribosomal protein L3, giving the protein MSNIDTKTSKGLLGKKLGMTQVWDENNKLIPVTVIEITPNVVTQVRTPEVDGYNAVQIAYGQIDPRKVNKPAAGHFDKAGVTPRRHLTEVRTADAAEYSAGQELTVDATFEAGQLVDVVGTSKGKGFAGVMKRHNFKGVSASHGAHRNHRKPGSIGASSTPSRVFKGMRMAGRMGGERVTVLNLKVQAVDAEKGLLLVKGAVPGARGRIVFVRNAVKGA
- the rpsJ gene encoding 30S ribosomal protein S10, translating into MAGQKIRIRLKSYDHEVIDTSARKIVDTVTRAGATVVGPVPLPTEKNVVCVIRSPHKYKDSREHFEMRTHKRLIDIIDPTPKAVDSLMRLDLPADVNIEIKL